tttatttgaataaattgttagtgaaTCTATATTGAAAAGGtctgaaccgaacaattttgtttcttaatatttatttccatttttccaaagatatttaaaaaacacatgaaaaataacaagagaagatccgcccctcgaaactacaattttatgctaagctaaaatgaatcttattgcgatgcgtacacttccgttgtgtgcaaggttatcgttttggaattGAGTAAGGATGTTTGAAGGAAGAAGAAGAGAGTTTGGAAGAGAGGTAAGTGCTCGCCTTAATTCATAATCTGTCAATTAAATGtcacatagtataataatatttattatattatatcatcaaAAGAAATCTGTTTAGCGTATCCACTGCACCGTATGCTCCTTATTTGTCAGTATttacaaaatgaaaattttgccGATACAAAagtctattataattatattgtactttactaatttataaaaatggaaCATAGACTTACTTCTGGTCCGGTATCCAGTGGTAGGAAAAGAACGCAAAGATGTGATCGAACACGCCGATAAAGTGATCCGGGAGGTTTGGTTTCCCGATCTCCACCAGCTCGAACTTCACCCCGTTCCCAGCGTGGTGGGTGTTCGCGTGGTCCACCATAACTTTGCTCTTGTCACAACCTGTTATTTCACAGTTTGGTGGTAGAACTTTTCTTAGTTCAACGGATGTGAATCGCCCGTCGGCGCTGCCTACATCCAGAACGCGTATTGGCCTGCCTAAATCCAACTGGTTGTTGCCATTTTGTGGCGTGTCCAGTTTACTACCTGTCGATTTCTCTTCAGTTTTTACATCcaatgggtgaaatacttttttCTCTACATCTTGACTACCTGTGGTCTTCCACTTGAAGCGCCCAATGTTCTCCGCTAGACACCGCACGTTGTCTCGGTACTGTAGTCTATGATACTTCACATACGACTCTGGATTGTTCATGACTGTTGATTTATACGCAATTTTTATACGAGTATTCTATTTCACTATGCGTCGCTATTTATGTGTTTTTAATAGATAAGATCTAAGATAGATAAaatttactatcagagaagttgattcctaggcagacctgcgtagtttggtcgcgttacgtcaaacccagccgacacatcacaataattaacattactcaaattaaaataaaaaagtacatgtgttaaaaatttaaactaatacaAAACATTATACTTTATACTTCATATAACCATTTACTTCCTATAACCTAAACAAGAACATGGCTAATTATAAAGGCTTTGTTATGACATCATTTCCACAGTTATCCTATTCAacgtgaaaatttacggtttTCTTTATTTCATTTCGTAATAAATAAGTCAGAGTAGCTTTGAACCTCGGTTCAACAACACAATTTTTGTGCTTAGATcttaatttcaataaattttcagCTGTAAAAGAGTTTTTTTGACTTTCCCCCTGACCCACACTGTATTAGCTTccatatatataattatgtacaaaaatatatataatataatatccttcCCCAAATTGTTTGTGTTAAAATTCATGATAAAAGATTTAGCTAGGATTTAGCACTTCTTACTATAACAAAGTAAGAAATGCTAAATCCTAGCTAAATCTTTTATCATGAAAACTCACGTAATAAAAATATGGTTGGGAATATTGTAGGTTGTGTATCAACAggcaaccatacattttttatgcAAGGTAATAAAAGCATTCAagacatcatttatttttgcggCGACTAAAAACTTATTAGGCGACTTAAATATACTTTGGTagcgtttaaatattttagcaacaattatattatgatgagcTACGAGTACAAAACGTAAGATCTATAAAAACTCAATAGCGGCTGCTGCTTTTAGatagcaaataataataagcgGGGAAAATGAAATAATAGGTGAGGTATTAAAAATTGTGACTTGGCAGCTAATATTAATAGTGGgatatcaaataatatattaattagcaACTATTGGCTTCCAGATAAAAATACACTTTCAGGCAATTGTTAGCAagcagttttaaaaataaaacgtgtccaataattaagtattaggTTATCAGAATTTTTGTTTGTAGAATCGTAAATTAGTGAAAAAGCGACAAATATGCGTCGGTTGCATAGAATTGTTTGTATTATTCAAGTACACAAACACAAGTAAACTTTTTCAAAGGGCTCTTATAATGGTTCTATAATgctttatggtagtgatgatgatgaaataacgaacataaaaaacgaacataacacttcCTCCATTTTAATATTCTGAtgtattattctgatgtataagctatattattgtaaagtttcattaaaatccgtaaaGTAGTGTTTGCGTGATAGAATAACAAACATTCATGTACATAATCCAACTTTtgccaaaataattataatattagtacttaggtttaatattttttacatacttacacaatattattaggAAAAGATAAGCACGTCTAATGAAACTGCACATTTCAGGTGAAAGTCATCTAATGCATAATATCATTACACCAATACAcgtacaatattacaataatggGACCATAAATGTACATAGTGTAGATGTAGGCAACATTAGTTTGAGAGGCGAACTACTATAGTACAACCAGCTTAAGCGCGAccttcgtagcatactaaatgtatgctacgagtatgcaaCGAGAGTCACACTTTAAGTGGTCAGAGTATAATAAGATCTTCGAAACTATTTTGAGATAAGCAAGCAACGACGAAAACCCTTTGAACCTCTAAAGGAGCTAGGGACAACGTCTTGGGACctacaatttaataatttaaaataagtaggAAAGTATACAACGAGACATTGTTTATTTTGAGGAATTTTATTTCCATTGGCCAATGTCCAGTGTCCCTAGTTTCTCGAGGATCCTCGGCGAAACGATTACATTTCACAATTCGGGACCTCTCGTCTGAATGTGTTTTAAGCACGCATTCTGTAAAGTTCAATATCATTATCATACAGTGTTTGCTAGAAGAACCTTTTTCCATTACATTGAGATTCACGACGGAAGCCTAGCTGTGATATTGTTTTATCTTATTGGCTGATATTTTATTCTTACGTGTACAAGATATTGATCTAATCACTGCACTGATAGCTTTATCcgtgttatattttattctgattATATCTCACTTCCCTACCTTTCATAAATAAAGCTGACCCCTTACCTTATACTTGACCTTATACTTGATTTAAGTTTGGATTACAAGATTTTTTAGAAGCTGAATTTAAGGTAAGCCTTTCCGTTGAAGACATTTCCGCCTCAAATACCTGCGAGCCTATTCATGTCACTGATGATCAAATAGAAGCTGTCTCTTCTATTGAATGACTTCTAAAaatgcttaaaaaaatattttgtataattaaaaaaaactgtgtgTGTGTTAAGCCGATGTCAAGCTTACCCTTATCAATAGTGATATTACGTCAAGAACCAAACTACCACTAACTACCAACTAACCAATTAAtgtttactaattttggtgtaCACGTTTGTCGGTGACCTTACCCTTACCTGTCCCCCTAGTTTGTTTCACATTAATGACAGCGAACGTGGCGGCGTGGGCCCTCGTGAAACACGTACTATtacaataaatatgtaaataaaacgaCATTTACATAATTCAGGTCATTTGACAAATGGTTCAACCGTTTTCTCGTCGTTTCCAAGTAATTTGATGTGTCCTtcttccgtacctaaagggtgaGCTGAGCCATCACTTACCTATATACTATTCTTTCATGATATGTATGCACCAGGCAGCGTATTACCGGGCTGTGTCTGATGATAGACTGAGACGGGCTCTGTCAGAATCAAATTTCTTGAGACAGAGTCAAGTAATTTTGGATTATATTACTTTAAgcaaaattacgaaaatttgcCAAGGCATCCATAGACTGATTTTAATTACATCAACCCACACTTCAGCCTACCAATCAATCTAAAACGAGACTCTATTTAAATCACATTAACGGTTATTCATCAAAGATGAAATCGAAACCAAAAGAGGTTTACAAGGGTGTACAAAGTACGTAATTAAGGTCGGAAATCCCAGttacaaattatttacattCGGTTTGTAATCACATAATTTTCTTTGTACTTGAAATGATGATTCAGATGGTGATACTCAGGTATGAAAATTGAGAATTATCACTGACCGGAAGTAAAATACagtaaaacaataaattattaaaacaataattttttccATTATatttagttactagctgttgcccgcgacttcgtccgcgtggacttcagtttatagcgcgcgatgtcaacaaaattggtatcaaaagcttttataaaaaaaccctggtaacccttaaatcaaaacagctgtgcagtgtgcacataatatttcaattttttaattaaactttatattttatgccaaattttcaagcttatttagcccctcaattacacaactttacccataaactatttatcattgataggtttaaggttacgtcactgcacagataaaatACTGATTtcttaaataacgtaaaaaaggaaTAACAATCGAATAACACGAAGTTATGATAATACCACCTgttatagaaatacttttgggcaagcgttagcgcgatgtaagagacgcacggcgccatctattatgaatttttgaaactaacttaatttaaacaaatttacgcattttcacacccttacaacgcttttttccagtaaaaaagtagcctatgtcctttctcaggctttagactatctgtctacaaatttcattacaatcggttcggtagttttggcgtgaaagcgagacagacagacagacagagatactttcgcatttataatattagtaagtatagattagtgTATGATTAAATAAAATGGTTTAAATGTTTGACATTTATAATAGCAAAACTTAGTGCCTAAAAGTGCTAAGAAGTCAAAGGCTTATGTTGTACTACACGTGTTAGTCAGAAATATTCGTTTTATATCCCAACATTACGATGTAACTTTGACCATTGAAAACCTAAAACATAAAAGTAGAATAGGATAAAAACCTAAAAACATAAAAGTAAGATCCTTTCTCGGGCtccaaattttattattgtactttCTTCATATTCGGAGGCTAAGCGACCTTTATGTTTACGTCCATTAATTATTTCGGCAACTCGCTAATAACTCGAATGCCTAATCCCTCGCAACTTGGAAACGATCAAACAACTTTGTTGGACATTGTTAATGTTAGATTCTGTGGGCTTCGTAAATTGTTAATATACTTAACAATCTGAGAACGTTTGATCTCATCTTAGTTGTTGTAAAACAAATCGCTACGATACTTGTGAATTTTGatattcatatattattatgacctttctttaataatcttatatataaaattctcgtctcacaatgttaggccgcgtattcctccgaaacggctttactgattttaaccaaattttatatgcatattcagtgggtctgagaatcggttactgggtactttttatattgataagtgcctttgttgaataaataataataaattattacaattcgagactgacggcgaccattgtgcgacgggatagcgatggacgttgccatggagacatacttatttagtcacttcaataaaataaaacgggcgaaatctatactatctatactaatataatattataaatgcgaaagtatctctgtctgtctgtctgtctcgctttcacgccaaaactactgaaccgatagtaatgaaattttgtacacagatagtctaaagcctgagaaaggacataggctactttttaactggaaaaaggggttgtaagggggtgaatatatatatttaatattataaatgcgaaagtatctctgtctgtctgtctgtctcgctttcacgccaaaactactgaactgattgtaatgagattttgtacacagatagtctaaagcctgagaaaggacataggctacttttaactggaaaaaggggttgtaagggggtgaaaatatatatataatattataaatgcgaaagtatctctgtctgtctgtctgtctcgctttcacgccaaaactactgagcTGATTGTAATGagattttgtacacagatagtctaaagcctgagaaaggacataggctactttttaactggaaaaaggggttgtaagggggtgaaaatgcgtaaaggttaaattaacttatttccaaaaactcaaaacagatggcgccaagagtcccctagatcacgctattgcttgctcatgcgtatttctataagaggtgataCCATGTTGAAGAaagttttacgattctttcaaTTGTCATACacgttactaactaataactcacctaccaacttagatatcaaattcaaaaacaacagcgccaaaactactgaaccgattgtaatgaaattttgtacacagatagtcttaagcctgagaaaggacataggctacttcttactggaaaaaggggttgtaaggaggtgtttatgcgtaaatttgttcaaattaagttagttccaaaaactggaacagatggcgccaagagtcgcctagatcgcgctatcgcttgctcatataacaactttttttcaataataattaaatatcgaatagttttttaacaatctattataaaaaatcattattattaataataagtgtctgggtgtccaattttttacatatttagaactttcataatttaattggatgtagtacggaatttgaccttatatacatccttaaaaccctggtaccccttaaatcaaaatacccaaaacagccgtgtagtgtgcacataatatgattttttttattaaacttttttataagtaccaaattttaaagctaatTTAGCGTTActcaacttagctgcataatgcattacacaaccttagctttgcccaatgcccataaactatttagtatttattattggtagactgtttctgatatctatgttggtaggtgagttatttaataacatgtataacaatcgaaagaatcgcaaatattaactcaacatggtaccacctcttatagaaatacatataagcaagcgatagcgcgatctaggcgactcttggcgccatctaatccagtttttggaactaacttaatttgaacaaatttatgcataaacacccccttataacccctttttccagtaagaagtagcatatgtcctttctcaggccttagactatctgtgtacaaaatttcaatacaatcggttcagtagttttggcgctgttctttttgaatttgatatctaagttggtacgtgagttattacttattagataataacatgtataacaattgaaagaatcgaaaacccggatcaacatggtaccacatcttatagaaatacgcatgagctaGCGATatcgcgatctaggggactcttggcgccatctgttttgagtttttggaactatcttaatttgaccaaatttacgcattttcacccccttacaacccctttttccagtttaaaagtagcctatgtcctttctcaggctttagactatctgtgaacaaaatttcattacaatcggttcagtagttttggcgtgaaagcgagacagacagacagagatactttcgcatttataatattagtatagatatagatttctataagaggtggtaccatgttgaattgatatttcgattgttatacatgttattaattaactcacgtaccaacatagatatcagaaacaacagtctaccaataataaatactaaatagtttaaggGTATTGGGCAAacctaaagttgtgtaatgcattatgcagctaagttgtgtaacgctaaataagcttcaaaaggtataaaaaagtttaattaaaaaaaaaacatattatgtacacactacacggctgtttgggtattttgatttaaggggtaccagggttttaaaaagcttttgacaccaattttattgacaccgcgcgctataaactgaagtccacgcggacgaactcgcgcgcaacagctagtactttatatggcaaagaagaAGAGTacgtttgccgagacagctagtttcttataaaaaaattcGGTAAGTATATCTACTGTAGCGATGTCTtagatttcataattttatgttttcggttttataatttatttaacaactgcgtttcattaaaatttatttaaaattaatttactgaaatacataaaaaaatacttatgcACAGCGAAACGAAACGAGTCACGACGATGCATAATGATActtgatatttaaattttgtatgcatcGTCATTATCGCGCCCCATTTCGTTTCTCTACGATGTGATCTGACCCTAACAATACTCGCCTTTAAGGCtatcaaattattttcaattaccaCTTAGTACTATTGATATTTAACTAATTCTCACTTATAAAGAAGTTCTAATTGTGTTGAGGGGCGAACTCAATACTTATTGGAGAAATAATTGCTATTCGCTGATGCGGGGATCCCGTAACATTCTATTTTCCAATAATGAACAAATTCGCCCCTGCGGCACCGGGGCTTTAGTCCGATAAGAGTGGAACTAGTAAAAGGGGattctgttacaataaagtagCCACTTTCAATCATTTTATGCCCCTTCAGTTGCTTTGAAGCACATAAACAtactatttatacgtgggagagccacgcttcggtaCGAATtgcccggctcgaccggagaaataccacgttctcacagaaaaccggcgagaaacagcgcttgcgctgtgtttcgccgagtgagtgagttatccggaggcccaatcccctaccctattcccttctcttccctaccttcccctattcccttcccttccctatcctcccctattccctcttaaaaggccggcaagcagctcttctgatgctgcgagtgtccatgggcgacggaggttgctttccatcaggtgacccgcttgcccgtttgcccccttatttcataaaaaaataatactatttagaACAGCTACTTCTAGTTGTAGTCAACGTCGTGCGGAAGTTGCTCATTTTGCCATGACTAAAACTATCCTATCCGTACCCGAGACTCAACCGTACCCATCAAATTCGGCTTATCACTTTACTCGTAAGCGTGAAAACAGGACATACGAGTATTATttatgcatttaaaatattattacaagtacatacattttgtagttcCAATGGTTGCAAAATTTTCCGAAGCCGAGACCGGTGGTTCACAATGATACAAAAGGTAAATGAACCCTTAAAAGAATTTATAAAGCCACGTCACACCCATATCAAAATGCAGCTTTCTAGCCATAAGCTTAGctacagacagactgacaagAGCGACATACATAAATTGCGGGAAGCCTTATTAAGTACAGAAAAGGACAACGTggatgaaaatataaaattctagtTTTATTGCAGATAATCCCAGCTTCTGCCTGCTAagtatatatcttatatctttaaatgagataattcttgtatatgtatatatggctaggaatcatttttagaaattaatgtctttttattttcctcatattgctgggttggccgacagactcagctcagcagcatatgcagtaagtaagattagacaattttcagatgaaacaacagcacgtctagtgtattttagttactttcatagtattatgtcctacggtattttgctgtggggcaatgctgcagatataaatacaatttttgtgctgcagaagcgagctgtgcgggcaatctacaagttggcccgtaatacttaacttagagaaaaatttaaggaaactggaatctgaACTGTTgattctcaatatgtcctatcaaatgtattatatgttaaaaagaatatatatcaattcacgaaaaaatgtgatacccatgggagaaatactcgtaataaacataagcttgaaattccggtgactagacttactaaagtcaaaaattcttttaaaggtcaatgtatacgcctttataataagatcccagaaatcgttcaaaatctctcaattaatagatttaaaaaagttgttaaagaacgtttgtgtaccaaagcgtactataaagttactgatttcatgaatgatagtacaccatgggaataggGTCGCCCCCTACAGAGctgtttctatataatattatgtataataattgtacactcgttgtattttatttagtcacactgttattttataatatattttttgtaattttccatctttttagaaaaagatggccccgtgcgagtttcttacgccggttcttctcgccgggttagttcccgaaccggtggtaggcatctgtgtagccccgacgttcagagaatatttgaaaaaatttattctgaataaaaaattttgagtttgagtttgagtttgacccttcctgacatctattggcgaataataatactattttgtgagcaactaattgctttaacgacacaacaacagctaaagctattccagcagatggcgttgttaagtaacacgaagtcaatgagtgtttgctatactgAGGAAAGCTCGGTTATCCAGgtacttatatctttaaacgagcaattcttgtgcatatataattggaatcccgaaatcggctccaacgattttcatgaaatttagtatatagggggtttcggtggcgagaaatcgatctagctagaaatcatttttagaaaatgtcattttattcgtgttttatcgaataccgagcaaagctcggtcaaatagctagtattatataaaactatacAGTTCTTCTCAGTTCAGTTCGGTTCAGTATAGTATAGGTACGTCATGTTTTTTGTACTCTTTAGTCTTTACTCAATAGTTACTAAGTTCTGTATGTCATGGTTGTTTTGGtgcaatcataaagttaatatacatagcggaatagagcaacaatctcgagttgtcaaacgtaaccgaaattggttttatctgtgtggaaaaatattatgtgtacgtatacactagggttgctgaggattcctcttccgcttcctcataatgaagaagttccgcaatattttagGTTCCTCatccgttaccgcatcctcataaataaaaataaaaaaatcctcttccgctatcgcttcctcaaaatttaagaggaatttgtgaagaatttcactgcgcatgcgcgtcgcgtatccaatcatggcaacgcacacgccagagcgcgagaattgtatcattcactcatcttaataaaaacgggaccctattactgagacttcgatgtctgtctgtctgtattcaagctttatctcaagaacggctatagctagccttctgaaattttcacagattgtgtatttttgtggccgctataacaacaaatactaaaaacgaaattaaattaatacttaaggggggctcccacacaacaaacttgattttttggccttttttgctcgtaatcaataatggcaataggtacgAGTactcacttgaaattttcacaaagtccttaattgtatgtgtactttaatgatttataataaaataaaataaaaaattaaggagggctcccatacaaaaaaacacaatttttggcctattttttctctatatcggtacggaacccttcgtgcgcgagtccgactcgcacttagccgattatttttgtgtgcgtgtgttgtgtatgttactgagctcctcttaactgctggaccgattttgatgattctttattctGTGTTTTGAGAACGGTATAGATttatagtttggtccactggaaaatacccttttaattattttttgtgtaatgtatgtacctagttatgtacagactgcacaaaggcttttggtttgggtccgctagtatttataatttcctatcatcctattcctcatcctcttcctcatccgcatcctctaaatttgcgagtgacaattcctcttcctcctcctcttcctcataatcacttcctcaacaaccctagtatacacttacacaagcatgattgaattgagattaaattgtcaacgtgcggtacgtgccgactggacgtcaaaaaaagagctGCTGTCAtgcatcacacgtctctttttacctcgcagtgttactaatagtgacatctctcttgctcaggcctttgtttctctattccgctaggtatatttactttatgggtGCAATAAAGAATTTCCATTCATTCATGTTCTTTAGAATATATGTATCACCTATACTATACTGAATAACTTCACTCTGAGTGTGAAGATGTACTTTTATTAGATCGTCCTTatgagcataaaataataataaatctactACTTATATAGTAAGTGATTGTATTATAAGATTCATTACAACTTTAACTAACGAAGTCTAACataatttcatatttatttaaacttatctAAATAAAGTTTCAGAATTATACCAATTAAGGTTTTGGTCGTTTACAAACAAGCATTAAATAGATAAAACAGTTTATCGTTTTAAACTAATACTCGTATTGCCCTTATCAGCaaatatatgtcgtaggatgatttgataaatccgtgttttcgcaaaatccctagaattttcgcgaaaattcgatttatcaaatcatcctacgatgtcgtaggatgatttgataaatcgaattttcgcgaaaattctagggatttcgcgaaaacactgatttatcaaatcatcctacgacatatacaatatttaaaacattaataaaagtttaaaaacatgTATTTGTACCTCTGGAGGTACAAATACATGTAGAGTTAAATGTTTTCATATAACatttacctacataatatgtatattctaATTCATTTGGGTCTGATTCGAGGTGACACATACAATGTGTTGTGTACATTAAT
This DNA window, taken from Aricia agestis chromosome 11, ilAriAges1.1, whole genome shotgun sequence, encodes the following:
- the LOC121731966 gene encoding juvenile hormone acid O-methyltransferase-like, yielding MNNPESYVKYHRLQYRDNVRCLAENIGRFKWKTTGSQDVEKKVFHPLDVKTEEKSTGSKLDTPQNGNNQLDLGRPIRVLDVGSADGRFTSVELRKVLPPNCEITGCDKSKVMVDHANTHHAGNGVKFELVEIGKPNLPDHFIGVFDHIFAFFSYHWIPDQKTAFSQTYDMLTDGGDCLLLMAANSP